From a single Gammaproteobacteria bacterium genomic region:
- a CDS encoding IS1 family transposase: protein TRRTICFSKLEKMHDTVIGLFINHVEFGLDIYDD from the coding sequence GACACGAAGAACCATTTGTTTTTCAAAGCTGGAAAAAATGCATGATACTGTTATTGGATTATTTATCAATCACGTTGAATTCGGGTTAGACATTTATGACGATTAA